One segment of Arcobacter sp. F2176 DNA contains the following:
- a CDS encoding major outer membrane protein encodes MTTKILKLSLVTSLICLSSIANAKDLAEAIKNVDISGTIGYRYNDYETDKGAGKTQNFHKAALNLSTKANDDIKVNTRFLAENFASNTGNQSDKSIDVKLSEINFTYLGVKNLSVTVGKQAIVSPWTTSRDVLGDENTGSGIYSVYTTDYVTFTGAYFNQTNFNNAEISTWNGITGINGSEDFIMVGATSSFAGLILDVGYANLSDTFDTYTVGFSGSYDISGVNLSPFGRYTSLDLDNSSKDNSLWQLGLMARKGIFSAFAAYGETDKEGGNVSIDTSAKTNMDYAWRITASNDADAAYTYISGNVDVSPKVNLGLYYSTADYGSHSRADAKDLTNIFGQVKYKMSKNLVTYVRYGTLETKGEGTGMVGRLNIQYSF; translated from the coding sequence ATGACTACAAAAATTTTAAAACTAAGTTTAGTGACATCTCTTATTTGTCTTTCTTCAATTGCAAATGCAAAAGATTTAGCAGAAGCCATTAAAAATGTGGATATCTCTGGAACTATTGGATATAGATACAATGATTATGAAACCGATAAAGGTGCAGGTAAAACTCAAAACTTTCATAAAGCAGCTTTAAATTTATCTACAAAAGCAAATGATGATATAAAAGTTAATACAAGATTTTTAGCAGAAAACTTTGCAAGTAATACAGGAAACCAATCTGATAAAAGTATTGATGTTAAACTTTCTGAGATTAATTTTACTTATTTAGGTGTTAAAAACCTATCTGTTACAGTTGGAAAACAAGCTATTGTTTCTCCGTGGACTACATCAAGAGATGTATTAGGTGATGAGAATACTGGGTCGGGGATATATTCAGTTTATACTACTGATTATGTGACTTTTACAGGTGCGTACTTTAATCAAACAAATTTTAATAACGCTGAAATAAGTACATGGAATGGTATTACGGGAATAAATGGTTCAGAAGACTTTATTATGGTTGGAGCAACAAGTTCATTTGCAGGTTTAATTTTAGATGTTGGATATGCAAATTTAAGTGATACTTTTGATACTTATACTGTTGGATTTAGTGGAAGTTATGATATTTCAGGAGTGAATTTATCTCCATTTGGTAGATATACTTCACTAGATTTAGATAATAGTAGTAAAGATAATAGTTTATGGCAATTAGGATTAATGGCAAGAAAAGGAATATTCTCTGCCTTTGCTGCATATGGTGAGACAGATAAAGAAGGAGGTAATGTTTCTATAGACACAAGTGCAAAAACAAATATGGATTATGCATGGAGAATTACTGCTTCAAATGATGCAGATGCAGCATATACATATATTAGTGGAAATGTAGATGTGTCACCAAAAGTTAATTTAGGATTATATTATTCTACTGCTGATTATGGATCACATTCACGAGCTGATGCAAAAGATTTAACAAATATTTTTGGACAAGTAAAATACAAAATGTCTAAAAACCTAGTTACATATGTAAGATATGGTACATTAGAAACAAAAGGTGAAGGTACAGGAATGGTAGGAAGACTTAACATTCAATACTCTTTTTAA
- a CDS encoding porin has product MRVNIPKLSLIGALVILSSSASGKNLSEAIENVDVSGTISYRYNDYESDKSAGKTENFYKAALNLSTKVNDDIKVSTRFLAEDFASNTGNEANKNVDVELSEANFTYLGSENLSVTVGKQAVVSPWTISRDSLGDENTGSGIYSVYTTDYVTFTGAYFNQTNFNTADISTWNGITGIDGSENFTMVGVTSSFAGLTLDVAYADLSDTFDTYTVGLAGSYDISGVNISPFARYTSLDLDNSSQDNSLWQLGLSASKGIFSVFAAYGETDKEGGKVSIDSSAKTNMDYAWRVTASNDADAAYTYIGGDVDVTKKVNLGLFYSNADYGSHSRADAKDLTNIFGQVKYKMSKNLVTYVRYGTLETKSEGTGMVGRLNIQYSF; this is encoded by the coding sequence ATGAGAGTAAATATTCCAAAATTAAGTTTAATTGGTGCACTTGTTATTCTTTCTTCAAGTGCAAGTGGAAAGAATTTATCAGAAGCTATTGAAAATGTAGATGTATCTGGAACTATTTCTTATAGATACAATGATTATGAATCAGATAAAAGTGCAGGAAAGACTGAAAACTTTTATAAAGCAGCATTAAATTTATCTACAAAAGTGAATGATGACATAAAAGTTAGTACAAGGTTTTTAGCAGAAGACTTTGCAAGTAACACAGGGAATGAGGCTAATAAAAATGTCGATGTTGAGCTTTCAGAAGCAAATTTTACATATTTAGGTTCTGAAAACTTATCTGTTACAGTTGGAAAACAAGCAGTTGTTTCTCCATGGACTATATCAAGAGATTCATTAGGTGATGAGAATACTGGTTCGGGGATATATTCAGTTTATACTACTGATTATGTGACTTTTACAGGTGCGTACTTTAATCAAACAAATTTTAATACAGCAGATATTAGTACATGGAATGGTATTACAGGAATAGATGGTTCAGAAAACTTTACAATGGTTGGAGTAACAAGTTCATTTGCAGGTTTAACTTTAGATGTTGCATATGCTGATTTAAGTGATACTTTTGATACTTATACTGTTGGACTTGCTGGAAGCTATGATATTTCAGGGGTAAATATATCTCCTTTTGCAAGATATACTTCATTGGATTTGGATAACAGTAGTCAAGATAATAGTTTATGGCAATTAGGATTATCGGCAAGTAAAGGAATCTTTTCTGTATTTGCTGCATATGGTGAAACAGATAAAGAAGGTGGAAAAGTATCTATAGATTCAAGTGCAAAAACTAACATGGATTATGCATGGAGAGTTACTGCTTCAAATGATGCAGATGCAGCATATACATACATTGGTGGAGATGTAGATGTAACAAAAAAAGTTAATTTAGGGTTATTTTACTCTAATGCTGATTATGGATCACATTCACGAGCTGATGCAAAAGATTTAACAAATATTTTTGGACAAGTAAAATACAAAATGTCTAAAAACCTAGTTACATATGTAAGATATGGTACATTAGAAACAAAAAGTGAAGGTACAGGAATGGTAGGAAGACTTAACATTCAATACTCTTTTTAA